TGCTGAAACGCCTGGACTTCGACCGTCCGGCCGTCCGGGTCGGTCGCGAAGAACTGGTAGATCCCGAACTCGTCGTTGGCCTCGGGCCGACCGGTGGCCACGTCGGCGAGGTCGGCGTGGCAGTCGTCGACGGCGGCCTCGTCTCCGAGGACGACGGTGACGATCCCGTCGGTTTCCGTCTCGGTCCCGTCGCAGAAACCCACGAGGAGGGTGTCGTACGAGAGGATCGTACAGCCCCCCTCCTGTTCGAGCCACACGTCGAAGCCGAGTCGATCGGTGTAAAACGAGACGGTCTCGGCACGGTTCTCGGTCCGGAAGAAGACGATCCCAGACATACCGCCACCGAGACGCGCCAGTCACGTGAGCGTGCCGACTGTGTGGTCCCGGCTCGGCCGTATGGGAGTCGATCGCCGGGCGTCGCGGCCAGAGCGGGGCACGTCAGTCCCGGCACAGCCGTTCGACCGCTTCCTCGACACGGACCGGGGGGTCCTCGAAGCCCGCCCGGTCGAACAGCTCGACGACGGTCGGGGGCGCGAGGCCGGCCTCGCGGAGTCGGTCGACGTCGGTCAGCACCTCGCGGGTCGATCCCGTCGCGACGACGCACCCGTCGCGGCCGAGCAGCACGACCCGGTCGGCCACCGCCGCGACGAGGTCGGTGTCCGGTGTCGACGTGACGATCGTCACGCCGTCGTCGGCGAGATCGTCGAGCAGCGCGAGCAGTGCGGCCTCGTTGTCGCCGTCGACGTTCGACAGCGGTTCGTCCAGCAGGAGGACCTCCGGGTCGACCGAGAGGACGCTGGCGATGGCGGCGCGGCGCTGCTCGCCGCCGCTCAGCCGAAACGGGGGGCGATCGAGGAGGTGTTCGAGGTCGAACCGCCGGGCCAGCTCGGCGACCCGCCGGTCGGCTTCGGCGGCCGACAGCCCCAGCTGGGAGGGGCCGTACTCGATATCTTCGCGCACGGTCGGGTTGAACAGGTACTCGCCGGGGTCCTGAGTGAGCACGCCCAGCCGGTCGCGAACGGCGTCGGCCGGCTGGTCCGTCCCGAAGTAGCGAACGGAGCCGTCGTCGGGCGCTAACAGTCCGCCCAGCAGGAGCAAGAGCGTGGACTTGCCCGCGCCGTTGGGGCCGAGCAGCGCGACCCGTTCGCCGGCCTCGATCGTCAGGTCGACGCCGTCGACGGCGGTCGTCCCGTCCTCGTAGCGGTAGGCCAGTCCCGACGCTTCGATCACCGGGGCCCCCGTCACGCGGCGATCACCCGAACCACGACGGCAGCGACGAGCAACAGCGTGAACGCGGCGTCGGCACGGCCCAGCGACCCCGACCGATCGTACGGTCGCATGCGCGTGCCACCGCGAGCGCGGGCGGCCCGCTGGACCCGTTCGCCGCGGTCGAGCGAGCGCAGGAGGAAGGTGCCCAGAAACGAGCCCGACCGCGCCCAGCGTCCCCGGAGCGAGCCACGCGAGAACGTGCGGCTCCGGCGAGCGTGAGCCAGCCGTTCGAGTTCCCGGAAGAACAACAGTAGCGACCGGTACGTGACCGCGAGGAGGGTGATCGTCAGCGGCGGGACCCGAAGGCGACGAAGGGCCGTCACCAGCGGGCCGAAGCCGGTCGTCAGCAACAGCACGGACAGCAGTGCGAGCGAGGCCGTCACGCGGACCAGGAAGACCGCGACGTAGGTCACTCCCGTCGCCGAGAGCGAGAGCGGGCCGAGCGCCGCGACGGTCGGTCCCGGCTGGAGGACGCCCTGTGGCGCGACGACGGCGGCCGAGGCCAGCACCGGCGGTGCGATCCGTCGGCCGAGCGTCAGGGGCGCGATCCGCGAGCCGATCGCCAGTCCCAGCGGGAGGGCAGCCAGCCCGCAGAGGATCGCGAGGTCGTCGGTCACGACCGCGATCACGAGAAGCGAGAGGACGCCGACCAGCTTCAGCGCCGGGTCGACGGCCTGCATGAAGCCGTCGCGTCGCGGCGTCCGGGTCGTCACGAGAAGGGACTGGGCCTCGTCGCTGACCGCCGCGACGGTGCGGTCGAGTGCGTCCATCAGTCGGCGAGCAGCCGTGCGATCGCCGTGGCGACGACGAGGGTCAGCGCCGTCCCGACGACCGCCGAGACGAACGTCCCCACCAGCGGGTCGACGCCGGGGATCGTGTAGTCCGGCAGCAGTCCGGGGTTGTAGGT
Above is a genomic segment from Halomicrobium sp. LC1Hm containing:
- a CDS encoding VOC family protein, whose translation is MSGIVFFRTENRAETVSFYTDRLGFDVWLEQEGGCTILSYDTLLVGFCDGTETETDGIVTVVLGDEAAVDDCHADLADVATGRPEANDEFGIYQFFATDPDGRTVEVQAFQHETPSVGSSEGSG
- a CDS encoding energy-coupling factor ABC transporter ATP-binding protein, which codes for MTGAPVIEASGLAYRYEDGTTAVDGVDLTIEAGERVALLGPNGAGKSTLLLLLGGLLAPDDGSVRYFGTDQPADAVRDRLGVLTQDPGEYLFNPTVREDIEYGPSQLGLSAAEADRRVAELARRFDLEHLLDRPPFRLSGGEQRRAAIASVLSVDPEVLLLDEPLSNVDGDNEAALLALLDDLADDGVTIVTSTPDTDLVAAVADRVVLLGRDGCVVATGSTREVLTDVDRLREAGLAPPTVVELFDRAGFEDPPVRVEEAVERLCRD
- the cbiQ gene encoding cobalt ECF transporter T component CbiQ, producing the protein MDALDRTVAAVSDEAQSLLVTTRTPRRDGFMQAVDPALKLVGVLSLLVIAVVTDDLAILCGLAALPLGLAIGSRIAPLTLGRRIAPPVLASAAVVAPQGVLQPGPTVAALGPLSLSATGVTYVAVFLVRVTASLALLSVLLLTTGFGPLVTALRRLRVPPLTITLLAVTYRSLLLFFRELERLAHARRSRTFSRGSLRGRWARSGSFLGTFLLRSLDRGERVQRAARARGGTRMRPYDRSGSLGRADAAFTLLLVAAVVVRVIAA